A region of Candidatus Curtissbacteria bacterium DNA encodes the following proteins:
- a CDS encoding PspC domain-containing protein, which produces MVVQKKLYRSRKDKVFAGVLGGLGEYFDVDPTILRLAFVALVILTGIFPGVILYIISVFIVPRKG; this is translated from the coding sequence ATGGTAGTACAGAAAAAACTTTATAGATCAAGAAAAGACAAAGTGTTTGCCGGAGTTCTTGGGGGACTTGGGGAGTATTTTGACGTAGATCCCACAATCCTGAGACTAGCTTTTGTCGCGCTGGTTATTTTAACCGGAATTTTTCCGGGAGTCATTCTTTATATTATTTCGGTATTTATCGTTCCCCGAAAAGGCTAG